The window TCTATATATCATGTTGCAGTCCGCAATTTATATAATACAATCTCCAGTAAAGGTCACAACAgacttgttcgacttcatgcggcaccgcaagaatcgacagccgaATGGCGCAAAAGCACCACGAGAGCGACCTGTGAAACCATatggagtttgcttttaaatcgctctcgctgCACTTCGACGCCATCCGGCTGTCGACTCCCGCAGCACcccatgaagtcgaacaagcccaCCGCTGACTGAATCTTTTTCCTGTACATCAGATGACTTAACCAACCAATTAAAAGAAGGCAAAAGTAGTCCCACAGGCTATTGTACTAAACGTGTATATGCAGGATAAGCATCGTGACTGTATATATAgagcaaaaacacaaataatagcgatagtttttattatttcagCAGGATTGACATTTGATGATGTATATCAAAGTAAGTCTAGCCATAACCCAACTGGTCATAGTTCTGTGCCTTATGATAAAACACACTAGTCCATCTTTGTAAAATATACAcagtaataattattataattatttggcCGGTTCTCTGAGTCTGATGTGCATTCTGTAGGGTTTGGGTGTGATCGTGATCCCATACACAGGGGTGTAATCTGGTTCCCCGGCATCTTCAGGCCAAACAAACTGGAATCGACGCAGCAGAGTGACGATAACTAGGAAGAGCTCCATACGAGCAAGACCCTCACCAAGACACACACGGGTTCCTATAAACAATGAATATAAGTATACTAGTCATAAAACAAGATCAAACAAGCATAACCACAGACACATGTGACTTCATGTTATATGTTTAGTTACCTGTCGAGAAGGGAATAAAGGCTTCAGGTTTTTCAAACTGGCCCTCATCATTCAGGAAGTTGACTGGATTAAACTCATGAGGAAACTTCCACTGACCTTCTTCATTCAGTACAGAAGTAAGATTAGGAATAACAATTGTTCCCTAggacagaaaataatttatttcgtTTATGTCAGACAAACTTGTTTATATTGATGTTTTCTTCCCTTTGGGATGTTGTAACCCATCAGCTCTGTGTCTTTGGTGGTGCAGTGAAACACACTCAGTGGTACGGTGTTTGCCACACGCTGAATTTCATGAATCACAGCCTGTGTGTACGGCATATTGTGTCTGTCATCAAAAGACGCCTGATCTTTACCTTCCAGAACTTCATCAATCTCTCGCTGACATCTCGCTGGAGAAAGACAAGGACATGTTTGCATGCTAAAGAACAGAGCATAAATAATCACAATgaactctattttttttttttttaaatacagaccTTGAACTTCGGGGTGATTCATGAGGTAGAGGAATCCAGTGAGGAGGGTGTTGGAGGTAGTGTCAGTCCCTGCAAAGTGCAAATccaaaatgtacaatttaagtCTGTCTTCAGCAAAGCTGGAACCATCATTACCTCTCTGGAAAAGTAAAGATATCATGTGTTTAGTGATAATACATAATAAATGCATCTTAAGATGCGGTTTTAAACCTGAAAATATTGGAAGaattatattttagtttttcataATCACAGATGCTCACACACCTTATCAAGCTCATCCAGATAGCAGTCAATGAAGTCCCTCGGCTCTCCTGGGACTCTTGTCTTCTTGTGCTCGTTGATCAATTTTAAAGACATCTGTCTGGCTGTAGCGGCATTTGTAAAAGCCTTCTTAAAGGCTTTTAAGGGCAGACTTCTCACCATAGGTAAAGCATCATAAATCTGCATTGAAACAAAAG is drawn from Misgurnus anguillicaudatus chromosome 6, ASM2758022v2, whole genome shotgun sequence and contains these coding sequences:
- the LOC129434165 gene encoding cytochrome P450 2F2 gives rise to the protein MLGLILVWTCIFILFLFIRIPRPKNFPPGPRPVPIFGNLLQLNLDNPLKDFERLANRYGKVYSLYMGSKPTVVLNGFEVMKEALVNKAVEFAGRSQDLMINHVMEGGGVILSDYGPGWKEHRRFALMTLRNFGLGKQTMEERILGEISHIVDQLNKVVGTSSDPKTMFHNAASNIICMVLFGSRFDYDDAFFKRFIDIITENLKIANGPWAMIYDALPMVRSLPLKAFKKAFTNAATARQMSLKLINEHKKTRVPGEPRDFIDCYLDELDKRGNDGSSFAEDRLKLYILDLHFAGTDTTSNTLLTGFLYLMNHPEVQARCQREIDEVLEGKDQASFDDRHNMPYTQAVIHEIQRVANTVPLSVFHCTTKDTELMGYNIPKGTIVIPNLTSVLNEEGQWKFPHEFNPVNFLNDEGQFEKPEAFIPFSTGTRVCLGEGLARMELFLVIVTLLRRFQFVWPEDAGEPDYTPVYGITITPKPYRMHIRLREPAK